One genomic region from Kwoniella dejecticola CBS 10117 chromosome 1, complete sequence encodes:
- a CDS encoding malate synthase A: MSISTSFSKGIHFTVPIPSEAQHILSKEAVDFLAILHRTFESRRQELLENRKKVQDELDQGKPLSFLNETKHIRESPGWACAPPAPGLEDRRVEITGPTDRKMVINALNSGAKTFMADFEDSNSPTWSNMVLGQVNLYDAIRRQIDFETGGKQYKLVEKPAVLLVRPRGWHLPEPRLLIDGKPISGSLFDFGLYFFHNAAELIKRGSGPYFYLPKMEHHLEARLWNDVFSLATSHLGLPQGTIRGTVLIETLPAAFQMEEILYELREHSSGLNCGRWDYIFSFIKKQRARKDCVFPDRTDVTMTVPFMDAYVRLLIQTCHKRKVAAMGGMSAQIPIKNDADANERAMAKVRADKQREVKAGHDGTWVAHPALIKIATDIFDEHMKGPNQYHIRREDVTVTDKQLADPSVPGKITEKGVRDNVSAALSYCAAWISGNGCVPINYLMEDAATAEIARVQLWQWVKYGSKTDSGVAITPSYLQTIFSEEASKVSKLPGIDPSHVKIASEYMASQVKAQWPSDFLTSDLLGHLEGVGVVGGGSTSKSNL, from the exons AtgtcaatctcaacatccttTTCTAAAGGAATCCACTTCACCGTCCCCATCCCGTCCGAAGCACAACATATCTTGAGTAAAGAGGCCGTAGATTTCCTGGCTATTTTGCATCGTACTTTCGAAAGCAGGCGTCAAGAGTTGTTGGAGAATAGGAAGAAGGTACAGGATGAgttggatcag GGCAAACCGCTCTCCTTCTTGAACGAGACGAAACATATAAGAGAGTCGCCAGGATGGGCATGTGCGCCGCCCGCACCAGGACTCGAAGATCGACG AGTGGAGATAACTGGTCCAACCGATCGAAAGATGGTTATCAATGCTCTGAACTCGGGCGCCAAGACCTTTATGGCTGATTTTGAAG ACTCCAACTCGCCTACCTGGTCAAACATGGTATTGGGTCAAGTCAATCTCTACGACGCTATCAG ACGACAAATCGATTTCGAAACTGGTGGTAAACAGTACAAACTTGTCGAGAAGCCCGCTGTCCTCCTGGTCCG ACCAAGAGGATGGCACCTGCCTGAACCTCGGCTTCTGATTGATGGCAAACCCATTTCCGGATCACTTTTCGACTTCGGTCTTTATTTCTTCCACAACGCAGCtgaattgatcaagcgagGTTCCGGACCTTACTTCTACCTGCCAAAGATGGAACATCATCTAGAAGCCAGATTGTGGAACGACGTCTTCTCACTCGCGACGTCACATCTCGGTCTGCCTCAAGGCACCATCAGAGGTACCGTCTTGATCGAGACCTTACCTGCTGCATTCCAGATGGAGGAGATCTTGTATGAGCTTAGGGAGCATTCCAGTGGGCTAAACTGTGGTCGATGGGACTACATCTTCAGTTT CATTAAAAAGCAGAGAGCTCGAAAAGACTGCGTCTTCCCTGATCGAACCGATGTTACCATGACGGTCCCGTTCATGGACGCCTATGTACGACTACTGATTCAGACATGCCATAA ACGAAAAGTCGCAGCGATGGGAGgaatgtcagctcagatccCGATCAAGAACGATGCGGATGCGAACGAAAGAGCCATGGCTAAGGTCCGTGCCGATAAGCAGAGGGAAGTCAAAGCTGGACATGATGGTACATGGGTGGCTCATCCTGCTTTGATCAAAATCGCCACGGACATCTTCGATGAGCATATGAAGGGACCCAATCAG TACCACATTAGACGAGAAGACGTCACTGTGACTGATAAACAGCTTGCTGATCCCTCTGTGCCTGGCAAGATCACTGAGAAAGGTGTCAGGGATAATGTTTCTGC CGCTTTATCGTACTGTGCTGCCTGGATCTCTGGTAACGGCTGTGTACCGATCAACTATTTGATG GAAGATGCCGCTACAGCTGAGATTGCCAGAGTACAACTTTGGCAATGGGTCAAATACGGATCCAAGACCGATTCAGGTGTTGCGATCACTCCGTCATACTTGCAGACCATCTTCTCGGAGGAAGCATCAAAAGTATCGAAATTACCTGGAATCGACCCTTCGCACGTCAAGATTGCCAGCGAGTACATGGCTTCGCAAGTCAAGGCTCAATGGCCTAGCGATTTCCTGACTAGCGACTTGTTAGGTCATTTGGAAGGGGTCGGCGTTGTCGGAGGGGGAAGTACGAGCAAGAGCaatttgtga
- a CDS encoding vacuolar transporter chaperone 1: MSTQPLLQRTAKKRIALPVRVEPKVFFANERTFLSWLHFAVVLGGLAVGLLNFGDKVGKISAAMYTVIAMAVMLYALVIYQMRARSIRLRTGAPYDDRLGPTVLCLCLLAAIITNFILKAVYE; the protein is encoded by the exons ATGTCCACTCAACCTTTGCTACAAAGAACCGCTAAAAAG CGAATCGCGTTGCCTGTCCGAGTAGAACCGAAAGTATTCTTCGCAAACGA ACGAACATTCTTATCATGGCTCCATTTCGCAGTCGTCTTAGGAGGTCTGGCTGTTGGTTTACTGAACTTTGGTGACAAG GTCGGTAAAATCTCTGCGGCTATGTACACGGTGATCG CAATGGCCGTAATGTTATATGCTCTTGTGATATATCAAATGCGAGCTCGATCGATCAGACTGCGAACAGGTGCTCCGTATGATGACAGACTTGGTCCT ACCGTCCTGTGTCTCTGCTTATTGG CCGCTATCATCACCAACTTCATCTTGAAAGCTGTGTATGAGTAG